From a region of the Daphnia pulicaria isolate SC F1-1A chromosome 1, SC_F0-13Bv2, whole genome shotgun sequence genome:
- the LOC124323516 gene encoding uncharacterized protein LOC124323516: protein MTSGKKFNLCCSKGKVILPPSKECPELLQMLFTNCHPISASFTKDARKYNHALAFASLGASIDVLRGRGPYCYKIHGQLYHNTTAIQYYDEEISVPPALKYAQLYFLDSAQANEQRLNNPANRSCDRALMEQLDVLIRRVNPYAVMYNNMRQVFMEEDRQAAVEGRAPLVISMVIHNDRRTQAERRYNSPAGEEIAVLFKSIDGAPPENRDIRGHLLIPRREKVFIRIDTQKPMCDPMTYPLLFPNGDNGWEQNLKRRNLNEDQDNVSHDHNEEQDLLDEEYRIADLNDEEDQMRTEIVPESEFETEVDIDPGVPVPIYDINRRGPRSRITQCEFYSSQLSIRKGIFNAVLYGGPLFQQYVVDAYVKVEANRIHYIQTHQKDLHVAQYNGLMDYITTRAERDKITVGTPVILPSSFIGSPRAMKQGYQDAMAICSRFGKPTYFLTFTCNPKWQERTGSIDSYQVAANRPDVVARVYQLKLKELIKDIQEKQILGVVVARIHVIGFQKRGLPHCHMLIWIDQHDVPTTESEIDKTISAEIPDPETHPELHKIIMSNMIHGPCGTINPNSPCMDGSKCTKSFRKPFSPSTVINSNGYPTYRRRDTGHDCANIQISRAENQQGQQEIVWDETKQFLDTRYVSAPEACWRLFKYPLCYRSHAVSRLAVHLPQEPPVYFPAGFEDRSVLNAASKLTTLTAWFKLNQDHESARQYYYREIPNHLCFHNNQLDNILYPTFKQPAIARNLLADDSAWEKVMEEATAFEMPVQLRQLFVDICCHCRPTNAQLLFNNNLQHLTEDYQRNGHEEEVAKNLALKWIQDKILQNGERLAVI, encoded by the exons ATGACAAGTGGCAAGAAATTTAATCTTTGTTGTTCTAAAGGAAAGGTGATTCTCCCTCCTTCTAAGGAATGCCCAGAATTGCTTCAAATGTTATTTACCAACTGCCATCCTATATCTGCAAGTTTCACCAAAGATGCCCGAAAGTACAACCATGCTCTCGCATTTGCATCACTGGGAGCATCCATTGACGTTCTACGTGGAAGAGGACCATATTGTTACAAGATTCATGGGCAACTGTACCACAATACAACTGCCATTCAATACTATGATGAAGAAATATCCGTTCCTCCTGCTCTCAAGTACGCGCAACTATATTTCCTGGATTCTGCTCAAGCGAACGAACAACGATTAAATAATCCAGCAAACAGAAGCTGTGATAGAGCTCTCATGGAACAACTAGATGTTCTCATTCGTCGTGTTAATCCATATGCTGTCATGTACAATAACATGCGTCAAGTGTTTATGGAAGAGGACCGTCAAGCAGCAGTTGAAGGTAGGGCTCCGTTAGTGATTTCGATGGTTATTCATAACGATCGAAGAACACAGGCTGAAAGAAGATACAATAGCCCAGCAGGAGAAGAAATTGCGGTTTTATTTAAAAGCATTGATGGAGCACCCCCTGAAAACAGGGATATCCGAGGGCATCTATTGATTCCACGGAgagaaaaagttttcattaGGATTGATACTCAAAAACCCATGTGCGATCCCATGACGTACCCATTGCTTTTTCCGAATGGTGACAATGGATgggaacaaaatttaaaacgaaGAAATCTAAATGAAGACCAAGATAATGTTTCCCATGATCATAATGAAGAGCAAGACTTATTGGATGAAGAATATAGAATCGCAGACTTAAACGATGAAGAAGACCAGATGCGAACTGAAATAGTACCGGAATCAGAATTTGAAACAGAAGTCGACATTGATCCTGGTGTTCCAGTACCAATCTATGACATCAACCGAAGAGGACCGCGTTCCAGAATAACTCAGTGTGAGTTTTATAGTAGTCAACTTTCGATACGTAAAGGGATTTTCAATGCGGTTTTATACGGAGGACCGCTGTTTCAACAATATGTTGTTGATGCGTACGTGAAAGTTGAGGCGAACAGGATCCATTATATTCAAACGCATCAAAAGGATCTGCACGTCGCACAGTATAATGGTCTTATGGACTATATTACCACGCGAGCTGAAAGAGACAAAATTACTGTAGGGACACCTGTGATTTTACCTTCGTCTTTCATAGGTAGTCCAAGAGCGATGAAACAAGGATATCAAGATGCAATGGCTATTTGCAGTAGATTTGGAAAGCCGACTTATTTCCTCACATTTACCTGTAATCCAAAGTGGCAAGAGAGAACGGGGAGCATCGACAGCTATCAAGTAGCAGCCAACAGACCTGACGTTGTCGCAAGAGTCTATCAACTGAAATTAAAAGAACTCATCAAAGAtattcaagaaaaacaaattttagggGTTGTTGTTGCAAGAATTCACGTAATTGGATTTCAAAAGCGAGGCCTACCCCATTGCCATATGTTGATATGGATTGATCAACATGACGTTCCTACAACTGAATCTGAAATCGACAAGACAATTTCAGCTGAAATTCCGGATCCAGAAACACACCCAGAACTTCACAAAATAATCATGAGCAACATGATTCATGGTCCGTGTGGTACCATTAATCCAAACTCACCCTGCATGGACGGTAGCAAATGCACGAAATCGTTTCGAAAACCTTTTTCACCATCTACAGTCATTAATTCCAATGGATATCCAACCTACAGAAGACGAGACACCG GACATGATTGCGCAAATATTCAAATAAGCAGAGCTGAAAATCAACAAGGTCAACAGGAAATAGTGTGGGATGAAACCAAGCAGTTTTTGGACACAAGATACGTGAGCGCTCCAGAAGCATGCTGGCGACTTTTTAAGTACCCACTTTGTTACCGATCTCACGCCGTAAGTCGATTGGCTGTTCATCTTCCTCAAGAACCACCTGTTTACTTCCCAGCAGGATTTGAAGATCGATCAGTGTTAAATGCAGCTTCAAAATTAACTACTTTGACAGCTTGGTTTAAATTAAACCAGGATCACGAATCGGCAAGACAGTACTACTATCGCGAAATTCCGAATCATTTGTGCTTCCATAACAACCAAC TCGACAACATTTTGTATCCCACATTCAAGCAACCGGCCATAGCAAGAAATCTTCTCGCTGATGACAGTGCTTGGGAAAAAGTTATGGAAGAAGCCACTGCCTTTGAAATGCCAGTCCAGTTAAGACAACTTTTTGTCGACATATGTTGCCACTGTCGTCCGACGAACGCGCAACTTCTTTTTAATAACAACCTACAGCATCTCACTGAAGACTACCAAAGAAACGGGCATGAAGAAGAAGTGGCCAAAAATCTAGCGTTAAAATGGATTCAAGATAAGATATTGCAGAATGGTGAAAGATTGGCGGTGATTTAG